GCAACGTACGACGGCTTTATCACTGAAACTAGCTGAAATTGAGTTAATTCATAGTGAGGTTGGTGAGTATCCGATCTTGCTTTTAGATGATGTATTAAGTGAATTAGATGATTATAGACAATCCCATCTATTGCATACCATTCAGGGAAAGGTTCAAACGTTTGTTTCTACGACAAGTGTAGACGGCATTGAGCACGAAACACTTAAAAAGGCGGATGTTTTCTACGTTCAGGAAGGTAGCGTAACCAGGGCGAATTGAGGTGGAAGTTTGTTTATTCATATTGGGGAAGATCATGTTATTGAATCAGGAGACGTTATTTCGATTATTGACTTTGAATTGCTAAGCTCATCTTCAATCGTAGAGGAAATGATTCAAAATCAGCGATTGAACCAAAGAGTCTTTGAATCTCCAAATGCGGAGG
The nucleotide sequence above comes from Pontibacillus chungwhensis. Encoded proteins:
- the remB gene encoding extracellular matrix regulator RemB, whose translation is MFIHIGEDHVIESGDVISIIDFELLSSSSIVEEMIQNQRLNQRVFESPNAEAKSIVITRDYIYFSPLSVFTLKKRANMTSTLNKIEDFAE